In a genomic window of Zingiber officinale cultivar Zhangliang chromosome 9B, Zo_v1.1, whole genome shotgun sequence:
- the LOC122022437 gene encoding uncharacterized protein LOC122022437 isoform X3, translating into MDASAAVWLKGTNFFCRLSSSRSVPSASAPLKKNQLTEGGSSSVLFRKFPSWACPCIARNSSGGILKISARLQRPLRQRRNTLRDKLLPSPVEQVRRVPDSLDSVTDLEPSEDGKHQAEGFCTQMDAEGKNEVSKELCFEGGSLPETKSALQDKLENWVDQYKVDSEFWGVGAGHIFTIYLDSDKKVVNVFVNEDEIIKRSRVHAWSLEEKDELEESTVTNSKIFRANLIARMIESGEYALPKNSSVVKFIPHEKKSSFSEGLRSVSLQVQPILKMFPNRAFTLLCGFCVLWATMKLFVQNEQVELSREEAEMLRRKIKLRMEREDMEKGSIKVLDDTPELPVFNRPQLDQNELMKSIIEAKTSSEKSFMINSSSDLYVQTPDFNEKVKEIREMARRIREQEQQDISEPETSKKIEVDSVSPNDYKSRLVNKKNAVLEIESNGEASNVDITYMKNPHMHQDTGFEFHVDRKTKGLSGNNSPERLSSTSYQESSSSLQDNDNRINNDDDRQKEAIRYSSGARSNNVDTKNIENALHSSAAEERINSSNSTEVCTRSGSENKPRIITSVKEAREFLAKRDVVLYDMLQSDKEVQDGGQSAGVSSLNHLYKDKGMNNESPGTIEDLNLVETSENFHVDSCKDLYDDGSIAAPILKRPTVDNFSINKGNVNDAMKSKVTMDMENYKMRGGIFDGLSDDTDQLFVTDSSVSGSFEPFDSKTGVKLNSREMFIEAVNSVDLQTDSSTPEIRDLSEEQKVVEDQRDGCTLNDKLKLEYPATSTYEVKTLSTNPLKDDKLGQPQELVGLKDMNKFTKETQRLQFEFNESEIPVDKSALVTESKVVGTSKLDQDESSTLSGELEPPQSATNAFDVSNKGQNTSSPRNSSTNSGEIGFADEGKQLNAGRSWIEENFQELEPVIAKIRTGFKENYMVAKENMQQQPNLSAQMSELRLTDIDNELEWMNDERLQRIVFQVRDNELAGKDPFDSMDAEDKILFFKGLESKVEKVNGELLRAHEWVHSRIENLDYGADGISLHDPLEKIIPRWKAPPVDRNPEFLRYQKPIFTKEDAAEIKLQKTENLPNSEGVSSSSVDGIRRLSLDASSMKSKSVIESSDGNIRPGKKNGKEHWQHTKKWSQGFLEVYNAEKDPEIKAIMREMGKDLDRWITEKDTQDMADLMKKMPTRRRRYIEKKLEKVKREVEMFGVPAVVSKYREYAEEKEEDYLWWLDLPCVLCLELYTIEEGVPKVGFYSLEMAEDLELNPKQYHVIAFEDAGDSKNFCYILQAHMDMLGSGKAFVVARPPKDAFREAKANGFSVTVIRNGQIKLNVDQTLEEVEEEITEIGSKFYHDKIMHERSVDVNTLMKGVAAAEKSTKKGSINTLTKGIAAAEKSTKSRRSTKTRKKTRKHANPAESS; encoded by the exons ATGGATGCCTCCGCCGCGGTATGGCTCAAAGGTACCAACTTTTTCTGCAGACTCTCTTCCTCCAGGTCAGTTCCTTCCGCATCGGCTCCGTTGAAGAAGAATCAGCTGACAGAAGGCGGAAGCTCTTCCGTTCTTTTCCGAAAATTCCCATCTTGGGCCTGCCCGTGCATTGCTAGGAACAGCAGTGGTGGAATTCTGAAAATTTCAGCACGACTACAACGGCCGTTGAGGCAGCGGCGCAACACGCTGAGGGATAAGCTTCTTCCTTCTCCTGTAGAGCAGGTGCGTAGAGTTCCTGACTCTCTGGATTCAGTTACTGATTTGGAGCCGTCCGAGGATGGCAAACATCAAGCGGAGGGATTTTGCACACAGATGGATGCTGAGGGCAAGAATGAAGTGAGCAAAGAACTATGCTTCGAGGGTGGGAGTTTGCCAGAAACTAAATCTGCTTTGCAGGATAAATTGGAGAATTGGGTTGACCAGTACAAGGTGGATTCAGAGTTTTGGGGAGTAGGGGCCGGTCATATATTCACGATTTATCTAGATTCGGATAAGAAGGTTGTTAATGTCTTTGTGAATGAGGATGAAATCATTAAAAGAAGCAGAGTCCATGCATGGTCTCTTGAAGAGAAGGATGAGTTGGAGGAGTCTACTGTTACAAATTCTAAGATTTTTCGTGCAAATCTTATTGCTAGAATGATAGAGAGTGGAGAGTATGCACTTCCCAAAAATAGTTCAGTGGTTAAGTTTATTCCACATGAAAAGAAATCATCTTTTTCTGAAGGTCTTCGTTCAGTCTCTCTTCAGGTTCAGCCAATTTTGAAGATGTTTCCTAATAGGGCTTTCACATTGTTATGTGGTTTCTGCGTTCTGTGGGCCACAATGAAGTTGTTTGTGCAGAATGAGCAAGTAGAATTGTCTAGGGAAGAGGCGGAAATGCTGAGGAGAAAGATAAAGCTTCGGATGGAGAGGGAGGATATGGAGAAGGGGAGCATCAAAGTTCTTGATGATACACCTGAGTTGCCTGTGTTCAATAGGCCACAGTTGGATCAGAATGAACTAATGAAGAGCATTATCGAAGCAAAAACATCATCAGAGAAATCATTCATGATAAATTCATCTAGTGACTTATATGTCCAAACTCCTGATTTTAATgagaaagtaaaagaaattagaGAAATGGCAAGGAGGATAAGAGAACAAGAGCAGCAGGATATTTCTGAACCTGAAACTTCTAAGAAAATTGAAGTTGATTCTGTGTCACCAAATGATTATAAATCACGTCTTGTTAATAAGAAGAATGCTGTTTTAGAAATTGAATCTAATGGCGAAGCTTCAAATGTTGATATAACTTACATGAAGAATCCACATATGCATCAAGATACTGGCTTTGAGTTTCATGTGGATAGAAAGACCAAGGGCTTGTCTGGAAATAATAGTCCTGAACGTTTAAGCAGTACTAGCTATCAAGAATCATCAAGTTCACTACAAGATAATGATAACAGAATTAACAATGACGATGACCGCCAGAAGGAAGCAATAAGATATTCAAGCGGAGCTCGATCAAATAATGTTGACACCAAAAACATAGAGAATGCCTTGCATAGTTCTGCTGCTGAAGAGAGAATAAACAGTAGTAACTCAACTGAAGTTTGCACTAGAAGTGGATCTGAAAATAAGCCAAGAATCATAACATCAGTTAAGGAAGCTAGGGAATTCCTTGCCAAAAGAGATGTTGTGCTATATGATATGTTACAGTCTGACAAAGAAGTGCAAGATGGGGGGCAATCAGCCGGAGTTAGTTCATTGAATCACTTGTATAAGGATAAAGGTATGAATAACGAAAGTCCTGGAACCATTGAAGACCTTAATTTGGTTGAAACATCAGAAAATTTCCATGTTGATTCATGCAAGGATCTCTATGATGATGGCTCTATTGCTGCTCCTATTCTTAAAAGACCTACTGTAGATAATTTTTCCATAAATAAAGGAAATGTGAATGATGCTATGAAAAGTAAGGTAACTATGGATATGGAGAATTACAAAATGAGAGGGGGAATTTTTGATGGTTTGTCTGATGATACTGATCAACTGTTTGTCACAGACAGCAGTGTTAGTGGATCTTTTGAACCTTTTGATTCTAAGACTGGTGTCAAATTGAATTCGAGAGAGATGTTTATTGAGGCTGTAAACAGTGTTGATTTGCAAACTGATTCAAGCACTCCAGAAATAAGGGATCTGAGTGAGGAACAAAAAGTTGTGGAGGATCAGAGGGATGGATGCACTTTGaatgacaaattaaaattagaataccCTGCAACCAGTACTTATGAGGTGAAGACATTGAGTACGAATCCTCTTAAAGATGATAAACTAGGTCAACCCCAAGAACTAGTTGGTCTGAAGGACATGAACAAGTTTACTAAAGAGACACAGCGGCTTCAGTTTGAATTTAACGAGTCAGAAATTCCAGTTGATAAATCTGCTCTAGTTACAGAAAGTAAGGTGGTGGGAACATCCAAGTTGGATCAAGATGAAAGTTCTACTCTATCAG GAGAATTAGAACCACCACAGTCTGCTACCAATGCTTTTGATGTTTCAAATAAAGGTCAGAACACCAGTAGTCCAAGAAATTCAAGTACTAATTCTGGTGAGATTGGCTTCGCTGATGAAGGAAAACAACTAAATGCTGGAAGGAGTTGGATTGAAGAGAACTTTCAGGAATTGGAGCCAGTGATTGCTAAAATAAGGACTGGCTTCAAGGAAAATTACATGGTAGCGAAAGAGAATATGCAACAGCAACCAAATTTGAGTGCCCAAATGAGTGAACTGAGGTTGACAGACATTGACAATGAACTTGAATGGATGAATGATGAAAGGTTGCAGCGAATTGTATTTCAGGTTCGAGACAATGAACTGGCAGGTAAGGATCCTTTTGATTCTATGGATGCTGAAGATAAGATTCTCTTCTTCAAGGGATTAGAAAGCAAAGTTGAAAAGGTGAACGGAGAGCTTTTACGTGCCCATGAATGGGTACACTCCAGAATTGAAAACCTTGATTATGGAGCAG ATGGTATCAGCTTGCATGATCCACTGGAAAAAATAATTCCCCGCTGGAAAGCCCCTCCAGTTGACAGAAATCCTGAATTTCTTAGATATCAAAAACCAATCTTTACTAAGGAGGATGCCGCAGAAATCAAACTTCAAAAAACAGAAAATTTGCCTAATTCTGAGGGCGTTTCCAGTTCTTCAGTCGATGGCATCAGAAGGTTGTCACTAGATGCATCTTCCATGAAATCTAAATCAGTAATTGAGAGCAGTGATGGTAATATAAGGCCAGGAAAAAAGAATGGAAAAGAACATTGGCAACATACCAAGAAATGGTCACAAGGTTTCCTTGAAGTTTATAATGCAGAGAAAGATCCGGAGATTAAAGCCATTATGAGAGAGATGGGAAAGGATTTGGACAGATGGATCACTGAGAAAGATACTCAAGATATGGCTGACTTGATGAAAAAGATGCCCACAAGAAGGCGTAGGTACATTGAAAAGAAATTGGAGAAGGTTAAACGGGAAGTTGAAATGTTCGGTGTACCAGCAGTTGTCAGCAAATACAGAGAATAtgctgaagaaaaagaagaagattaCTTATGGTGGTTAGATCTTCCATGTGTTCTG TGCCTTGAACTATATACTATTGAAGAAGGTGTTCCAAAAGTGGGATTTTATTCACTCGAAATGGCAGAGGATCTTGAACTGAACCCGAAGCAATATCATGTGATTGCTTTTGAGGATGCGGGAGACTCTAAGAACTTCTGCTATATTTTACAGGCACACATGGATATGCTTGGAAGTGGTAAAGCTTTTGTTGTTGCTCGGCCTCCAAAG GATGCTTTTAGAGAAGCCAAAGCCAATGGATTTAGTGTGACCGTTATTAGAAATGGGCAGATCAAGCTCAACGTGGACCAGACACTGGAAGAAGTAGAGGAAGAAATAACAGAGATTGGAAGCAAGTTTTATCATGATAAGATCATGCATGAGCGATCAGTTGATGTAAacacattaatgaagggggttgCTGCTGCTGAAAAATCCACCAAGAAAGGAAGTATAAACACATTAACGAAGGGTATTGCTGCTGCTGAAAAATCCACCAAGAG CAGACGGTCAACAAAAACACGCAAGAAGACTAGAAAACATGCAAATCCAGCCGAGTCATCATGA
- the LOC122022437 gene encoding uncharacterized protein LOC122022437 isoform X4, whose translation MDASAAVWLKGTNFFCRLSSSRSVPSASAPLKKNQLTEGGSSSVLFRKFPSWACPCIARNSSGGILKISARLQRPLRQRRNTLRDKLLPSPVEQMDAEGKNEVSKELCFEGGSLPETKSALQDKLENWVDQYKVDSEFWGVGAGHIFTIYLDSDKKVVNVFVNEDEIIKRSRVHAWSLEEKDELEESTVTNSKIFRANLIARMIESGEYALPKNSSVVKFIPHEKKSSFSEGLRSVSLQVQPILKMFPNRAFTLLCGFCVLWATMKLFVQNEQVELSREEAEMLRRKIKLRMEREDMEKGSIKVLDDTPELPVFNRPQLDQNELMKSIIEAKTSSEKSFMINSSSDLYVQTPDFNEKVKEIREMARRIREQEQQDISEPETSKKIEVDSVSPNDYKSRLVNKKNAVLEIESNGEASNVDITYMKNPHMHQDTGFEFHVDRKTKGLSGNNSPERLSSTSYQESSSSLQDNDNRINNDDDRQKEAIRYSSGARSNNVDTKNIENALHSSAAEERINSSNSTEVCTRSGSENKPRIITSVKEAREFLAKRDVVLYDMLQSDKEVQDGGQSAGVSSLNHLYKDKGMNNESPGTIEDLNLVETSENFHVDSCKDLYDDGSIAAPILKRPTVDNFSINKGNVNDAMKSKVTMDMENYKMRGGIFDGLSDDTDQLFVTDSSVSGSFEPFDSKTGVKLNSREMFIEAVNSVDLQTDSSTPEIRDLSEEQKVVEDQRDGCTLNDKLKLEYPATSTYEVKTLSTNPLKDDKLGQPQELVGLKDMNKFTKETQRLQFEFNESEIPVDKSALVTESKVVGTSKLDQDESSTLSGFDPSLQSITETLDTNLKFGDMLGELEPPQSATNAFDVSNKGQNTSSPRNSSTNSGEIGFADEGKQLNAGRSWIEENFQELEPVIAKIRTGFKENYMVAKENMQQQPNLSAQMSELRLTDIDNELEWMNDERLQRIVFQVRDNELAGKDPFDSMDAEDKILFFKGLESKVEKVNGELLRAHEWVHSRIENLDYGADGISLHDPLEKIIPRWKAPPVDRNPEFLRYQKPIFTKEDAAEIKLQKTENLPNSEGVSSSSVDGIRRLSLDASSMKSKSVIESSDGNIRPGKKNGKEHWQHTKKWSQGFLEVYNAEKDPEIKAIMREMGKDLDRWITEKDTQDMADLMKKMPTRRRRYIEKKLEKVKREVEMFGVPAVVSKYREYAEEKEEDYLWWLDLPCVLCLELYTIEEGVPKVGFYSLEMAEDLELNPKQYHVIAFEDAGDSKNFCYILQAHMDMLGSGKAFVVARPPKDAFREAKANGFSVTVIRNGQIKLNVDQTLEEVEEEITEIGSKFYHDKIMHERSVDVNTLMKGVAAAEKSTKKGSINTLTKGIAAAEKSTKSRRSTKTRKKTRKHANPAESS comes from the exons ATGGATGCCTCCGCCGCGGTATGGCTCAAAGGTACCAACTTTTTCTGCAGACTCTCTTCCTCCAGGTCAGTTCCTTCCGCATCGGCTCCGTTGAAGAAGAATCAGCTGACAGAAGGCGGAAGCTCTTCCGTTCTTTTCCGAAAATTCCCATCTTGGGCCTGCCCGTGCATTGCTAGGAACAGCAGTGGTGGAATTCTGAAAATTTCAGCACGACTACAACGGCCGTTGAGGCAGCGGCGCAACACGCTGAGGGATAAGCTTCTTCCTTCTCCTGTAGAGCAG ATGGATGCTGAGGGCAAGAATGAAGTGAGCAAAGAACTATGCTTCGAGGGTGGGAGTTTGCCAGAAACTAAATCTGCTTTGCAGGATAAATTGGAGAATTGGGTTGACCAGTACAAGGTGGATTCAGAGTTTTGGGGAGTAGGGGCCGGTCATATATTCACGATTTATCTAGATTCGGATAAGAAGGTTGTTAATGTCTTTGTGAATGAGGATGAAATCATTAAAAGAAGCAGAGTCCATGCATGGTCTCTTGAAGAGAAGGATGAGTTGGAGGAGTCTACTGTTACAAATTCTAAGATTTTTCGTGCAAATCTTATTGCTAGAATGATAGAGAGTGGAGAGTATGCACTTCCCAAAAATAGTTCAGTGGTTAAGTTTATTCCACATGAAAAGAAATCATCTTTTTCTGAAGGTCTTCGTTCAGTCTCTCTTCAGGTTCAGCCAATTTTGAAGATGTTTCCTAATAGGGCTTTCACATTGTTATGTGGTTTCTGCGTTCTGTGGGCCACAATGAAGTTGTTTGTGCAGAATGAGCAAGTAGAATTGTCTAGGGAAGAGGCGGAAATGCTGAGGAGAAAGATAAAGCTTCGGATGGAGAGGGAGGATATGGAGAAGGGGAGCATCAAAGTTCTTGATGATACACCTGAGTTGCCTGTGTTCAATAGGCCACAGTTGGATCAGAATGAACTAATGAAGAGCATTATCGAAGCAAAAACATCATCAGAGAAATCATTCATGATAAATTCATCTAGTGACTTATATGTCCAAACTCCTGATTTTAATgagaaagtaaaagaaattagaGAAATGGCAAGGAGGATAAGAGAACAAGAGCAGCAGGATATTTCTGAACCTGAAACTTCTAAGAAAATTGAAGTTGATTCTGTGTCACCAAATGATTATAAATCACGTCTTGTTAATAAGAAGAATGCTGTTTTAGAAATTGAATCTAATGGCGAAGCTTCAAATGTTGATATAACTTACATGAAGAATCCACATATGCATCAAGATACTGGCTTTGAGTTTCATGTGGATAGAAAGACCAAGGGCTTGTCTGGAAATAATAGTCCTGAACGTTTAAGCAGTACTAGCTATCAAGAATCATCAAGTTCACTACAAGATAATGATAACAGAATTAACAATGACGATGACCGCCAGAAGGAAGCAATAAGATATTCAAGCGGAGCTCGATCAAATAATGTTGACACCAAAAACATAGAGAATGCCTTGCATAGTTCTGCTGCTGAAGAGAGAATAAACAGTAGTAACTCAACTGAAGTTTGCACTAGAAGTGGATCTGAAAATAAGCCAAGAATCATAACATCAGTTAAGGAAGCTAGGGAATTCCTTGCCAAAAGAGATGTTGTGCTATATGATATGTTACAGTCTGACAAAGAAGTGCAAGATGGGGGGCAATCAGCCGGAGTTAGTTCATTGAATCACTTGTATAAGGATAAAGGTATGAATAACGAAAGTCCTGGAACCATTGAAGACCTTAATTTGGTTGAAACATCAGAAAATTTCCATGTTGATTCATGCAAGGATCTCTATGATGATGGCTCTATTGCTGCTCCTATTCTTAAAAGACCTACTGTAGATAATTTTTCCATAAATAAAGGAAATGTGAATGATGCTATGAAAAGTAAGGTAACTATGGATATGGAGAATTACAAAATGAGAGGGGGAATTTTTGATGGTTTGTCTGATGATACTGATCAACTGTTTGTCACAGACAGCAGTGTTAGTGGATCTTTTGAACCTTTTGATTCTAAGACTGGTGTCAAATTGAATTCGAGAGAGATGTTTATTGAGGCTGTAAACAGTGTTGATTTGCAAACTGATTCAAGCACTCCAGAAATAAGGGATCTGAGTGAGGAACAAAAAGTTGTGGAGGATCAGAGGGATGGATGCACTTTGaatgacaaattaaaattagaataccCTGCAACCAGTACTTATGAGGTGAAGACATTGAGTACGAATCCTCTTAAAGATGATAAACTAGGTCAACCCCAAGAACTAGTTGGTCTGAAGGACATGAACAAGTTTACTAAAGAGACACAGCGGCTTCAGTTTGAATTTAACGAGTCAGAAATTCCAGTTGATAAATCTGCTCTAGTTACAGAAAGTAAGGTGGTGGGAACATCCAAGTTGGATCAAGATGAAAGTTCTACTCTATCAGGTTTTGACCCTTCTTTGCAGTCCATTACAGAAACACTGGATACTAATCTTAAATTTGGTGATATGTTAGGAGAATTAGAACCACCACAGTCTGCTACCAATGCTTTTGATGTTTCAAATAAAGGTCAGAACACCAGTAGTCCAAGAAATTCAAGTACTAATTCTGGTGAGATTGGCTTCGCTGATGAAGGAAAACAACTAAATGCTGGAAGGAGTTGGATTGAAGAGAACTTTCAGGAATTGGAGCCAGTGATTGCTAAAATAAGGACTGGCTTCAAGGAAAATTACATGGTAGCGAAAGAGAATATGCAACAGCAACCAAATTTGAGTGCCCAAATGAGTGAACTGAGGTTGACAGACATTGACAATGAACTTGAATGGATGAATGATGAAAGGTTGCAGCGAATTGTATTTCAGGTTCGAGACAATGAACTGGCAGGTAAGGATCCTTTTGATTCTATGGATGCTGAAGATAAGATTCTCTTCTTCAAGGGATTAGAAAGCAAAGTTGAAAAGGTGAACGGAGAGCTTTTACGTGCCCATGAATGGGTACACTCCAGAATTGAAAACCTTGATTATGGAGCAG ATGGTATCAGCTTGCATGATCCACTGGAAAAAATAATTCCCCGCTGGAAAGCCCCTCCAGTTGACAGAAATCCTGAATTTCTTAGATATCAAAAACCAATCTTTACTAAGGAGGATGCCGCAGAAATCAAACTTCAAAAAACAGAAAATTTGCCTAATTCTGAGGGCGTTTCCAGTTCTTCAGTCGATGGCATCAGAAGGTTGTCACTAGATGCATCTTCCATGAAATCTAAATCAGTAATTGAGAGCAGTGATGGTAATATAAGGCCAGGAAAAAAGAATGGAAAAGAACATTGGCAACATACCAAGAAATGGTCACAAGGTTTCCTTGAAGTTTATAATGCAGAGAAAGATCCGGAGATTAAAGCCATTATGAGAGAGATGGGAAAGGATTTGGACAGATGGATCACTGAGAAAGATACTCAAGATATGGCTGACTTGATGAAAAAGATGCCCACAAGAAGGCGTAGGTACATTGAAAAGAAATTGGAGAAGGTTAAACGGGAAGTTGAAATGTTCGGTGTACCAGCAGTTGTCAGCAAATACAGAGAATAtgctgaagaaaaagaagaagattaCTTATGGTGGTTAGATCTTCCATGTGTTCTG TGCCTTGAACTATATACTATTGAAGAAGGTGTTCCAAAAGTGGGATTTTATTCACTCGAAATGGCAGAGGATCTTGAACTGAACCCGAAGCAATATCATGTGATTGCTTTTGAGGATGCGGGAGACTCTAAGAACTTCTGCTATATTTTACAGGCACACATGGATATGCTTGGAAGTGGTAAAGCTTTTGTTGTTGCTCGGCCTCCAAAG GATGCTTTTAGAGAAGCCAAAGCCAATGGATTTAGTGTGACCGTTATTAGAAATGGGCAGATCAAGCTCAACGTGGACCAGACACTGGAAGAAGTAGAGGAAGAAATAACAGAGATTGGAAGCAAGTTTTATCATGATAAGATCATGCATGAGCGATCAGTTGATGTAAacacattaatgaagggggttgCTGCTGCTGAAAAATCCACCAAGAAAGGAAGTATAAACACATTAACGAAGGGTATTGCTGCTGCTGAAAAATCCACCAAGAG CAGACGGTCAACAAAAACACGCAAGAAGACTAGAAAACATGCAAATCCAGCCGAGTCATCATGA